One genomic segment of Syngnathus acus chromosome 1, fSynAcu1.2, whole genome shotgun sequence includes these proteins:
- the rrp36 gene encoding ribosomal RNA processing protein 36 homolog isoform X2, protein MADGHRGGHREERNSLMLMARGRREAPDDEEDQVGSNEDEGEEDLIEPVGSDEEESDDEEEYEEESDDEEEYEEESDDEEEGPHDEDEAVEVQSTALRSEEMKTDLSALPFEDVLKLQSCAGTKALDRVARGARSSCKRLNKNRPAEVPAKKRAPFLRQVVAVKKATARDPRFDDLSGEYKADIFDKTYSFIHDIRRHETQVIQKQLKKSKNANKKEQLNGLLRKMADRERARQSRERQRAGELQHKKEQRERAQRGHRPFFLSKSEQKKLRLADRFSALKTSGKLDAFMGKKRKRNAGKDRRKLPWRQQPGEQSTPRGGQRP, encoded by the exons ATGGCCGATGGACATCGCGGCGGCCACCGAGAGGAGCGCAACTCGCTGATGTTGATGGCGCGGGGAAGGCGAGAAGCACCTGATGATGAGGAAGATCAGGTCGGATCTAACGAAGACGAAGGGGAGGAGGATCTGATAGAACCTGTTGGAAGCGATGAGGAAGAATCCGATGACGAGGAGGAGTATGAGGAAGAATCCGATGACGAGGAGGAGTATGAGGAAGAATCcgacgacgaggaggaggggccacatgatgaagatgaggcGGTCGAGGTCCAGTCAACGGCCTTGAGGAGTGAGGAGATGAAAACAG ACTTGTCGGCGCTGCCGTTCGAGGACGTCCTGAAACTGCAGAGCTGCGCGGGCACCAAAGCGTTGGACCGGGTCGCCCGCGGCGCTCGGTCCTCGTGCAAGCGCCTCAACAAGAACAG GCCCGCTGAGGTCCCCGCCAAGAAACGGGCGCCCTTCCTTCGCCAGGTGGTCGCCGTCAAGAAGGCG ACGGCCAGGGACCCTCGCTTCGACGACCTGTCAGGGGAGTACAAGGCGGACATCTTTGACAAGACCTACAGCTTCATCCACGACATCAGACGGCACGAAACGCAG GTGATCCAAAAGCAGCTGAAGAAGAGCAAGAACGCCAACAAGAAAGAGCAGCTCAACGGCCTCCTCAGGAAGATG GCCGATCGGGAGCGAGCGCGGCAGAGTCGGGAGCGACAGCGGGCCGGCGAGCTTCAGCACAAGAAGGAGCAGAGGGAACGGGCCCAGCGTGGCCATCGCCCCTTCTTCCTCAGCAAAT CCGAGCAAAAGAAGCTGCGTCTGGCGGACAGGTTCTCGGCGCTGAAGACGAGCGGCAAGCTGGACGCCTTCATGGgcaagaagaggaagcgcaACGCCGGCAAAGACCGCAGGAAGTTGCCGTGGCGACAGCAGCCCGGAGAGCAAAGCACGCCGCGGGGGGGCCAACGCCCTTGA
- the rrp36 gene encoding ribosomal RNA processing protein 36 homolog isoform X1, with the protein MADGHRGGHREERNSLMLMARGRREAPDDEEDQVGSNEDEGEEDLIEPVGSDEEESDDEEEYEEESDDEEEYEEESDDEEEGPHDEDEAVEVQSTALRSEEMKTGCRRPDLSALPFEDVLKLQSCAGTKALDRVARGARSSCKRLNKNRPAEVPAKKRAPFLRQVVAVKKATARDPRFDDLSGEYKADIFDKTYSFIHDIRRHETQVIQKQLKKSKNANKKEQLNGLLRKMADRERARQSRERQRAGELQHKKEQRERAQRGHRPFFLSKSEQKKLRLADRFSALKTSGKLDAFMGKKRKRNAGKDRRKLPWRQQPGEQSTPRGGQRP; encoded by the exons ATGGCCGATGGACATCGCGGCGGCCACCGAGAGGAGCGCAACTCGCTGATGTTGATGGCGCGGGGAAGGCGAGAAGCACCTGATGATGAGGAAGATCAGGTCGGATCTAACGAAGACGAAGGGGAGGAGGATCTGATAGAACCTGTTGGAAGCGATGAGGAAGAATCCGATGACGAGGAGGAGTATGAGGAAGAATCCGATGACGAGGAGGAGTATGAGGAAGAATCcgacgacgaggaggaggggccacatgatgaagatgaggcGGTCGAGGTCCAGTCAACGGCCTTGAGGAGTGAGGAGATGAAAACAG GTTGCCGTCGTCCAGACTTGTCGGCGCTGCCGTTCGAGGACGTCCTGAAACTGCAGAGCTGCGCGGGCACCAAAGCGTTGGACCGGGTCGCCCGCGGCGCTCGGTCCTCGTGCAAGCGCCTCAACAAGAACAG GCCCGCTGAGGTCCCCGCCAAGAAACGGGCGCCCTTCCTTCGCCAGGTGGTCGCCGTCAAGAAGGCG ACGGCCAGGGACCCTCGCTTCGACGACCTGTCAGGGGAGTACAAGGCGGACATCTTTGACAAGACCTACAGCTTCATCCACGACATCAGACGGCACGAAACGCAG GTGATCCAAAAGCAGCTGAAGAAGAGCAAGAACGCCAACAAGAAAGAGCAGCTCAACGGCCTCCTCAGGAAGATG GCCGATCGGGAGCGAGCGCGGCAGAGTCGGGAGCGACAGCGGGCCGGCGAGCTTCAGCACAAGAAGGAGCAGAGGGAACGGGCCCAGCGTGGCCATCGCCCCTTCTTCCTCAGCAAAT CCGAGCAAAAGAAGCTGCGTCTGGCGGACAGGTTCTCGGCGCTGAAGACGAGCGGCAAGCTGGACGCCTTCATGGgcaagaagaggaagcgcaACGCCGGCAAAGACCGCAGGAAGTTGCCGTGGCGACAGCAGCCCGGAGAGCAAAGCACGCCGCGGGGGGGCCAACGCCCTTGA
- the LOC119121330 gene encoding myelin and lymphocyte protein-like encodes MASNSANPQPGDPATVVTMPELPAGAAVCTTLPDLLYLPELVFGGLVWILVACTLVVPQNPQGWVMSVSVFCFVTTFLWSLVFLCGCHSNKSRWVAADFAYHLTAAVFYLSASVSLAKVTLDMENAGNFQYYQLDISAVVFSYAATLLYFVHSILSAMRWKTF; translated from the exons ATGGCGTCCAACAGCGCCAACCCGCAGCCGGGTGACCCGGCGACTGTAGTAACGATGCCGGAGCTTCCCGCAGGAGCCGCTGTGTGCACAACTCTGCCGGACCTGCTCTATCTTCCCGAACTC GTGTTTGGGGGTCTGGTGTGGATCCTGGTGGCGTGCACGCTGGTGGTTCCCCAGAACCCGCAGGGCTGGGTGATGTCGGTCAGCGTCTTCTGCTTTGTCACCACCTTCTTGTGGAGCCTCGTGTTCCTGTGCGGATGTCATTCCAACAAAAGCCGCTGGGTGGCAGCG GATTTTGCCTATCACCTGACGGCCGCTGTCTTCTACCTCAGCGCTTCCGTGTCCTTGGCCAAAGTTACGCTGGACATGGAGAACGCCGGAAACTTCCAGTACTACCAGCTGGACATTTCGGCTgtg GTGTTTTCGTACGCGGCCACGCTGCTGTACTTTGTGCACAGCATCCTGTCGGCCATGCGCTGGAAGACCTTCTAG
- the snrpb2 gene encoding U2 small nuclear ribonucleoprotein B'' — protein MDIRPNHTIYINNINDRVKKEELKRSLYALLSQFGQILDIVATKTMKMRGQAFVVFKELAAATNALRQLQGFPFYNKPMRIQYAKTDSEVITKVKGAHGDRDKKKDKKKKPQEAVALAKKAVAVPSIPAHLPPAQVPDNPPNYILFLSNLPEETNEMMLSMLFNQFPGFKEVRLVPGKHDIAFVEFEGEMQAGVAKDALQGFRITATCAMKITFAKK, from the exons ATGGACATCCGGCCCAACCACACcatctacatcaacaacatcaATGACAGAGTCAAGAAAGAAG AGTTGAAGCGCTCCCTGTACGCGCTCCTGTCGCAGTTTGGCCAGATCCTGGACATCGTGGCCACCAAGACCATGAAGATGAGGGGCCAGGCCTTTGTGGTCTTCAAGGAGCTGGCCGCCGCTACCAACGCCCTGCGCCAGCTGCAGGGCTTCCCCTTCTACAACAAACCCATG AGGATCCAGTACGCCAAGACGGACTCTGAGGTCATCACCAAGGTGAAAGGGGCGCACGGCGACCGAGACAAGAAGaaggacaagaagaagaaacctCAGGAAGCCGTCGCCCTGGCCAAGAAAGCCGTGGCG GTGCCGTCGATTCCGGCTCACCTTCCGCCCGCGCAG GTCCCCGACAACCCGCCAAACTACATCCTGTTCCTCAGCAACCTACCCGAGGAAACCAACGAAATGATGCTGTCCATGCTCTTCAACCA gttcCCGGGCTTCAAGGAGGTGCGTCTGGTTCCCGGCAAGCACGACATCGCCTTTGTGGAGTTTGAAGGCGAGATGCAGGCGGGCGTGGCCAAGGACGCCCTGCAAGGCTTCCGCATCACCGCCACCTGCGCCATGAAGATCACCTTTGCCAAGAAGTAG
- the kif16ba gene encoding kinesin-like protein KIF16B isoform X1 translates to MASVRVAVRVRPMNKREKDLSAKCIIKMDGAKTSIANPKLSEGAAGDPSRDSLKTFTYDFSYDSADSGSSGFVTQEKVFRDLGRDVLKAAFEGYNACVLAYGQTGSGKSYTMMGNPGDAGLIPRICQGLFGRIDDAARRDEASFRTEVSYLEIYNERVRDLLRRKSAQTCNLRVREHPKDGPYVQDLSKHLVQNYSDVEELMEAGNTKRTTASTGMNDTSSRSHAIFTVNFTQAKFDAEMPSETLSKIHLVDLAGSERADATGAAGVRLKEGANINKSLVTLGNVISALADLCADADGSQKRKSLFVPYRDSVLTWLLKDSLGGNSKTIMIASTPAELSQTVSPADVNYGETLSTLRYANRAKNIINKPTVNEDANVKLIRELRAEIARLKALLLRGNQVAVLDSPTALSMEEKLHRSEARVLELTKEWTNKWSETQNILKEETLALRKEGTGVVLDSELPHLLAIDDDLLSTGIILYHLKEGPTYVGREDGAGEQDIVVHGADVESQHCVFDNSGGTVTLVPLAAALCCVNGRRVATPTRLNQGAVVLLGRTNMFRFNHPKEAAKLREKRKSGLSSTLGLSASDLSKSCDNLSAVMLYNAGRELECRQREELDRLELTRQQIKQMEAKQRSEKAKLQRLRREVESRRKESEEARQRILRQEESLRRRSRDMESRLRDFLEEKRRFDLLRQADQELPGPEEELRREPRQPERLEAAQLSHKKGSAAAVTFFSSEEEEEEEKKQPPAPISSPGLDNLPDHPNSPGLDNLFDHPNSPGLAEKLRVQRLQEDKGEEIWHKKQQIHTGHLVPDTVPLSDHRINIEEEVERRRLQRFNLDTSSPAMDPEPSRHQCGSGVAEPPPLCAGEGSVRVNIPRYVLRGQGKDEHFEFEVKMSVKDETWTVFRRYSRFRELHKSLKSKYPQLAILDFPPKKLFGNKDEKMVAERRNQLERYLRSVFEVMSASSGSPLRQDDERAFPVSKRSVCELSPFFKKGVFESGRHGTG, encoded by the exons ATGGCGTCGGttcgggtggctgtccgagtcCGACCCATGAACAAACG GGAGAAGGACTTGTCGGCCAAGTGCATCATCAAGATGGACGGCGCCAAAACCTCCATCGCCAACCCAAAG CTCTCAGAAGGCGCGGCGGGGGACCCGAGCAGGGACTCCCTCAAGACCTTCACTTACGACTTCTCCTACGACTCGGCCGACTCTGGGAGCTCCGGCTTCGTCACTCAGGAGAAG GTCTTCCGAGATTTGGGCCGCGACGTGCTGAAGGCGGCCTTTGAGGGCTACAACGCCTGCGTCTTGGCCTACGGTCAGACGGGCTCCGGCAAGTCCTACACCATGATGGGCAATCCG GGAGACGCCGGTCTGATCCCACGGATCTGCCAGGGGTTGTTCGGCCGCATCGACGATGCCGCTCGACGGGACGAAGCTTCGTTCCGCACGGAAGTCAG CTACCTGGAGATCTACAACGAGCGTGTGAGGGACCTTCTGAGGAGGAAGTCTGCTCAGACCTGCAACCTGAGGGTCAGGGAGCACCCCAAGGACGGACCTTACGTCCAAG ATCTGTCCAAGCATCTGGTGCAGAACTACAGCGACGTGGAGGAGCTGATGGAGGCGGGAAACACCAAGCGCACCACCGCCAGCACCGGCATGAACGACACCAGCAGCCGCTCGCACGCCATCTTTACCGTCAACTTCACGCAG GCCAAGTTTGACGCCGAGATGCCCAGCGAGACGCTGAGCAAGATCCACCTGGTGGATCTGGCGGGCAGCGAGCGCGCCGACGCCACCGGCGCCGCCGGCGTCCGCCTCAAGGAAGGCGCCAACATCAACAAGTCGCTGGTCACGCTCGGCAACGTCATCTCCGCCCTGG CCGACCTCTGCGCTGATGCTGACGGCAGCCAGAAGAGGAAGTCGCTCTTCGTGCCCTACAGAGACTCCGTCTTGACGTGGCTGCTGAAGGACAGCCTGGGCGGCAACTCCAAGACCATCATGATCGCAAGTACGCCGGCCGAGTTGAGTCAAA CCGTGTCCCCCGCCGACGTCAACTACGGCGAGACGCTCAGCACGCTGCGCTACGCCAACAGGGCCAAGAACATCATCAACAAGCCCACCGTCAACGAAGACGCCAACGTCAAGCTGATCCGAGAGCTGCGGGCGGAGATCGCGCGACTCAAAGCGCTTCTGCTTAGGGGCAACCAG GTCGCTGTCTTGGACTCACCCACCGCGCTCAGCATGGAAGAGAAGCTGCACCGGAGCGAAGCCAGG GTGCTGGAGCTGACAAAGGAGTGGACCAATAAGTGGAGTGAGACACAGAACATCCTCAAG GAGGAGACGCTGGCGCTGCGCAAGGAGGGCACGGGTGTGGTCCTGGACTCGGAGCTGCCTCACCTCCTGGCCATCGACGACGACCTCCTCAGCACCGGCATCATCCTCTACCACCTCAAG GAGGGCCCGACGTACGTGGGCAGAGAGGACGGCGCCGGGGAGCAGGACATCG TGGTCCACGGCGCCGACGTGGAAAGCCAGCACTGCGTGTTTGACAACAGCGGCGGGACGGTGACGCTGGTGCCGCTGGCCGCCGCGCTCTGCTGCGTCAACGGGAGACGTGTGGCCACGCCCACGCGGCTCAAtcaag GCGCCGTGGTCCTGCTGGGCAGGACCAACATGTTCCGCTTCAACCACCCCAAAGAGGCGGCAAAGCTGCGGGAGAAGCGCAAG agCGGCCTCTCATCCACCTTGGGCCTGTCGGCGAGCGACCTGTCCAAGTCCTGCGACAACCTCTCAGCCGTCATGCTCTACAACGCGGG GAGGGAGCTGGAGTGTCGGCAGCGCGAGGAGCTGGACAGGCTGGAGCTGACCAG GCAGCAGATCAAGCAGATGGAGGCCAAGCAGCGCAGCGAGAAGGCCAAGCTGCAGCGCCTCCGGCGGGAGGTGGAGAGCCGGCGCAAGGAGTCTGAGGAGGCGCGTCAGAGGATCCTGCGCCAGGAGGAAAGCCTGCGCCGCCGCAGCCGCGACATGGAGAGCCGCCTCCGAGACTTCCTGGAGGAGAAGCGGCGCTTTGACCTGCTCAGACAAGCCGACCAGGAACTCCCGGGGCCCGAAGAGGAGCTCCGCCGAGAGCCGCGACAGCCGGAGCGTCTGGAAGCGGCGCAACTGAGCCACAAAAAAGGCAGCGCCGCTGCTGTCACTTTCTTCAgcagtgaggaggaggaggaggaggagaagaaacaGCCGCCGGCTCCTATCAGTTCTCCTGGCCTGGACAACCTCCCCGACCACCCAAATTCTCCAGGCCTGGACAACCTCTTCGACCACCCAAATTCTCCAGGCCTGGCCGAGAAGCTTCGGGTCCAGCGACTGCAGGAGGACAAAGGAGAAGAGATCTGGCACAAGAAGCAGCAGATACACACAGGACACCTGGTCCCCGACA CCGTTCCGCTCTCCGACCACAG GATCAACATTGAAGAGGAGGTTGAGCGGAGGAGGCTACAGCGCTTCAACCTCGACACAAGCAGTCCCGCGATGGACCCGGAGCCGTCACGACAT CAGTGTGGCAGCGGCGTCGCCgagcctcctcctctttgtgCCGGCGAGGGAAGCGTCCGCGTCAACATCCCTCGCTACGTCCTCCGAGGCCAGGGCAAGGATGAGCATTTTGAGTTTGAGGTCAAG ATGAGCGTCAAGGACGAGACGTGGACAGTCTTCCGTCGCTACAGCCGCTTTCGAGAGCTGCACAAGAGTCTCAAGTCGAAATATCCGCAG CTGGCAATTCTGGACTTCCCTCCCAAGAAATTATTTGGAAACAAAGATGAGAAAATGGTTGCTGAACGCAGGAATCAGCTGGAG CGCTACCTGCGAAGCGTGTTTGAGGTGATGTCGGCGTCGTCCGGGTCACCGCTGCGGCAGGACGACGAGCGCGCCTTTCCTGTGTCCAAACGCTCTGTGTGCGAGCTGTCTCCCTTCTTCAAGAAAGGCGTCTTTGAGAGCGGTCGCCACGGAACCGGCTAA
- the kif16ba gene encoding kinesin-like protein KIF16B isoform X2, with product MASVRVAVRVRPMNKREKDLSAKCIIKMDGAKTSIANPKLSEGAAGDPSRDSLKTFTYDFSYDSADSGSSGFVTQEKVFRDLGRDVLKAAFEGYNACVLAYGQTGSGKSYTMMGNPGDAGLIPRICQGLFGRIDDAARRDEASFRTEVSYLEIYNERVRDLLRRKSAQTCNLRVREHPKDGPYVQDLSKHLVQNYSDVEELMEAGNTKRTTASTGMNDTSSRSHAIFTVNFTQAKFDAEMPSETLSKIHLVDLAGSERADATGAAGVRLKEGANINKSLVTLGNVISALADLCADADGSQKRKSLFVPYRDSVLTWLLKDSLGGNSKTIMIATVSPADVNYGETLSTLRYANRAKNIINKPTVNEDANVKLIRELRAEIARLKALLLRGNQVAVLDSPTALSMEEKLHRSEARVLELTKEWTNKWSETQNILKEETLALRKEGTGVVLDSELPHLLAIDDDLLSTGIILYHLKEGPTYVGREDGAGEQDIVVHGADVESQHCVFDNSGGTVTLVPLAAALCCVNGRRVATPTRLNQGAVVLLGRTNMFRFNHPKEAAKLREKRKSGLSSTLGLSASDLSKSCDNLSAVMLYNAGRELECRQREELDRLELTRQQIKQMEAKQRSEKAKLQRLRREVESRRKESEEARQRILRQEESLRRRSRDMESRLRDFLEEKRRFDLLRQADQELPGPEEELRREPRQPERLEAAQLSHKKGSAAAVTFFSSEEEEEEEKKQPPAPISSPGLDNLPDHPNSPGLDNLFDHPNSPGLAEKLRVQRLQEDKGEEIWHKKQQIHTGHLVPDTVPLSDHRINIEEEVERRRLQRFNLDTSSPAMDPEPSRHQCGSGVAEPPPLCAGEGSVRVNIPRYVLRGQGKDEHFEFEVKMSVKDETWTVFRRYSRFRELHKSLKSKYPQLAILDFPPKKLFGNKDEKMVAERRNQLERYLRSVFEVMSASSGSPLRQDDERAFPVSKRSVCELSPFFKKGVFESGRHGTG from the exons ATGGCGTCGGttcgggtggctgtccgagtcCGACCCATGAACAAACG GGAGAAGGACTTGTCGGCCAAGTGCATCATCAAGATGGACGGCGCCAAAACCTCCATCGCCAACCCAAAG CTCTCAGAAGGCGCGGCGGGGGACCCGAGCAGGGACTCCCTCAAGACCTTCACTTACGACTTCTCCTACGACTCGGCCGACTCTGGGAGCTCCGGCTTCGTCACTCAGGAGAAG GTCTTCCGAGATTTGGGCCGCGACGTGCTGAAGGCGGCCTTTGAGGGCTACAACGCCTGCGTCTTGGCCTACGGTCAGACGGGCTCCGGCAAGTCCTACACCATGATGGGCAATCCG GGAGACGCCGGTCTGATCCCACGGATCTGCCAGGGGTTGTTCGGCCGCATCGACGATGCCGCTCGACGGGACGAAGCTTCGTTCCGCACGGAAGTCAG CTACCTGGAGATCTACAACGAGCGTGTGAGGGACCTTCTGAGGAGGAAGTCTGCTCAGACCTGCAACCTGAGGGTCAGGGAGCACCCCAAGGACGGACCTTACGTCCAAG ATCTGTCCAAGCATCTGGTGCAGAACTACAGCGACGTGGAGGAGCTGATGGAGGCGGGAAACACCAAGCGCACCACCGCCAGCACCGGCATGAACGACACCAGCAGCCGCTCGCACGCCATCTTTACCGTCAACTTCACGCAG GCCAAGTTTGACGCCGAGATGCCCAGCGAGACGCTGAGCAAGATCCACCTGGTGGATCTGGCGGGCAGCGAGCGCGCCGACGCCACCGGCGCCGCCGGCGTCCGCCTCAAGGAAGGCGCCAACATCAACAAGTCGCTGGTCACGCTCGGCAACGTCATCTCCGCCCTGG CCGACCTCTGCGCTGATGCTGACGGCAGCCAGAAGAGGAAGTCGCTCTTCGTGCCCTACAGAGACTCCGTCTTGACGTGGCTGCTGAAGGACAGCCTGGGCGGCAACTCCAAGACCATCATGATCGCAA CCGTGTCCCCCGCCGACGTCAACTACGGCGAGACGCTCAGCACGCTGCGCTACGCCAACAGGGCCAAGAACATCATCAACAAGCCCACCGTCAACGAAGACGCCAACGTCAAGCTGATCCGAGAGCTGCGGGCGGAGATCGCGCGACTCAAAGCGCTTCTGCTTAGGGGCAACCAG GTCGCTGTCTTGGACTCACCCACCGCGCTCAGCATGGAAGAGAAGCTGCACCGGAGCGAAGCCAGG GTGCTGGAGCTGACAAAGGAGTGGACCAATAAGTGGAGTGAGACACAGAACATCCTCAAG GAGGAGACGCTGGCGCTGCGCAAGGAGGGCACGGGTGTGGTCCTGGACTCGGAGCTGCCTCACCTCCTGGCCATCGACGACGACCTCCTCAGCACCGGCATCATCCTCTACCACCTCAAG GAGGGCCCGACGTACGTGGGCAGAGAGGACGGCGCCGGGGAGCAGGACATCG TGGTCCACGGCGCCGACGTGGAAAGCCAGCACTGCGTGTTTGACAACAGCGGCGGGACGGTGACGCTGGTGCCGCTGGCCGCCGCGCTCTGCTGCGTCAACGGGAGACGTGTGGCCACGCCCACGCGGCTCAAtcaag GCGCCGTGGTCCTGCTGGGCAGGACCAACATGTTCCGCTTCAACCACCCCAAAGAGGCGGCAAAGCTGCGGGAGAAGCGCAAG agCGGCCTCTCATCCACCTTGGGCCTGTCGGCGAGCGACCTGTCCAAGTCCTGCGACAACCTCTCAGCCGTCATGCTCTACAACGCGGG GAGGGAGCTGGAGTGTCGGCAGCGCGAGGAGCTGGACAGGCTGGAGCTGACCAG GCAGCAGATCAAGCAGATGGAGGCCAAGCAGCGCAGCGAGAAGGCCAAGCTGCAGCGCCTCCGGCGGGAGGTGGAGAGCCGGCGCAAGGAGTCTGAGGAGGCGCGTCAGAGGATCCTGCGCCAGGAGGAAAGCCTGCGCCGCCGCAGCCGCGACATGGAGAGCCGCCTCCGAGACTTCCTGGAGGAGAAGCGGCGCTTTGACCTGCTCAGACAAGCCGACCAGGAACTCCCGGGGCCCGAAGAGGAGCTCCGCCGAGAGCCGCGACAGCCGGAGCGTCTGGAAGCGGCGCAACTGAGCCACAAAAAAGGCAGCGCCGCTGCTGTCACTTTCTTCAgcagtgaggaggaggaggaggaggagaagaaacaGCCGCCGGCTCCTATCAGTTCTCCTGGCCTGGACAACCTCCCCGACCACCCAAATTCTCCAGGCCTGGACAACCTCTTCGACCACCCAAATTCTCCAGGCCTGGCCGAGAAGCTTCGGGTCCAGCGACTGCAGGAGGACAAAGGAGAAGAGATCTGGCACAAGAAGCAGCAGATACACACAGGACACCTGGTCCCCGACA CCGTTCCGCTCTCCGACCACAG GATCAACATTGAAGAGGAGGTTGAGCGGAGGAGGCTACAGCGCTTCAACCTCGACACAAGCAGTCCCGCGATGGACCCGGAGCCGTCACGACAT CAGTGTGGCAGCGGCGTCGCCgagcctcctcctctttgtgCCGGCGAGGGAAGCGTCCGCGTCAACATCCCTCGCTACGTCCTCCGAGGCCAGGGCAAGGATGAGCATTTTGAGTTTGAGGTCAAG ATGAGCGTCAAGGACGAGACGTGGACAGTCTTCCGTCGCTACAGCCGCTTTCGAGAGCTGCACAAGAGTCTCAAGTCGAAATATCCGCAG CTGGCAATTCTGGACTTCCCTCCCAAGAAATTATTTGGAAACAAAGATGAGAAAATGGTTGCTGAACGCAGGAATCAGCTGGAG CGCTACCTGCGAAGCGTGTTTGAGGTGATGTCGGCGTCGTCCGGGTCACCGCTGCGGCAGGACGACGAGCGCGCCTTTCCTGTGTCCAAACGCTCTGTGTGCGAGCTGTCTCCCTTCTTCAAGAAAGGCGTCTTTGAGAGCGGTCGCCACGGAACCGGCTAA
- the LOC119121060 gene encoding dynein regulatory complex subunit 4-like, with translation MPPKSENVSRKKKKPTEGEKSEGAVDVLSMEDMSKEQLEEHVIRLREELEREREERTFFQLERDKIQSSWEVSKRLLEETRAQLGTRSREKDDADRRHRIEINVYKQKLKHVLSEQRAAAADEKMRGGAVAWLARGRHAEAELRLRRHAHDEQAEARRDKLAGHKCVRELKLKHQVALMELSNNYDKRIAEVEAKYAEKMEQMREAESHKTQAALSTLEDKMSRRLRSLADRRRQTSGAAREFFGATQSKLLHDGKTLRAEASAAATCRARAEVRLDEAEKRNGHLAASLREAERNLPGLRRRLEGHRRAHSQQAAGAARVKQLEERLEELVLERDLLIAAFEQVEEERDALLMKQTQVLLEVQQRSGLKEMLLDRKMALLSRSVDKTEAQLLAALAADGTAPADKLGETLESKRATIRTLQEDLDRQCHEYAALAGTCRHGLDALGVPSYQFPLADVPLVLGQHAH, from the exons ATG CCGCCCAAAAGTGAAAACGTGtcgaggaagaagaagaagccgaCCGAGGGGGAAAAGTCGGAAGGAGCCGTGGACGTCCTCTCTATGGAAGACATGTCCAAGGAGCAG CTGGAGGAGCACGTGATCCGCCTGCGCGAGGAGCTGGAGCGCGAGCGCGAGGAGAGGACTTTCTTCCAGCTGGAGCGGGACAAGATCCAAAGCTCGTGGGAGGTGAGCAAGCGCCTCCTGGAGGAAACGCGGGCGCAACTGGGCACCCGCAGCCGGGAGAAGGACGACGCCGACCGACGGCACCGTATCGAGATCAAC GTGTACAAGCAGAAGCTGAAGCACGTCCTGTCGGAGCAGCGGGCGGCGGCAGCTGACGAGAAGATGCGCGGCGGTGCGGTCGCGTGGCTCGCTCGCGGGCGCCACGCCGAAGCCGAGCTGCGTCTGCGCAGGCACGCGCACGACGAGCAGGCGGAGGCTCGCCGCGACAAGCTCGCCGGACACAAATGCGTCCGAGAGCTCAAACTG AAGCATCAAGTGGCGCTGATGGAGCTCAGCAACAACTACGACAAAAGGATCGCAG AGGTGGAGGCCAAGTATGCGGAAAAGATGGAGCAGATGCGGGAGGCGGAGAGTCACAAGACGCAGGCGGCCCTGTCGACGCTGGAGGACAAGATGAGCCGGCGGCTCCGGTCGCTGGCGGACCGCCGGCGCCAAACGTCGGGAGCGGCCCGGGAATTCTTCGGCGCCACGCAAAGCAAATTATTGCACGACGGCAAAACGCTGCGAGCCGAGGCCTCGGCGGCCGCGACGTGTCGAGCCCGCGCCGAAGTTCGCCTGGACGAGGCGGAGAAGCGCAACGGGCATCTGGCCGCTTCCCTGCGGGAGGCCGAGCGGAACCTCCCGGGCCTCCGCCGCCGGCTGGAGGGCCACCGACGAGCTCACTCCCAGCAGGCG GCCGGCGCCGCACGTGTCAAGCAACTGGAGGAGCGGCTGGAGGAGCTGGTCCTGGAGCGAGACCTACTCATCGCCGCCTTTGAGCAG gtggaggaggagcgcgACGCGCTGCTGATGAAGCAGACGCAGGTCCTGCTGGAGGTCCAGCAAAGGAGCGGCCTGAAGGAAATGCTGCTGGACCGCAAGATGGCGCTGCTGAGTCGTTCGGTGGACAAGACGGAGGCGCAGCTGCTGGCCGCGCTCGCCGCCGACGGCACGGCGCCCGCCGACAAACTTGGG GAAACGCTGGAGTCCAAAAGGGCCACCATCAGGACGCTGCAGGAAGACCTAGATCGGCAATGTCac GAGTACGCCGCCTTGGCGGGGACGTGCCGCCACGGTCTGGACGCGCTGGGCGTCCCGTCCTACCAGTTCCCGCTAGCAGACGTGCCGCTCGTCCTCGGACAGCACGCGCACTAG